CTAGTCTCAGCTGATCAAGGACTCACCCAACCCAGCCTTAAACACCCCCCAGAGAGGAAGCAATAAATATCCCTCACTCACCTAGTCCCCTCCTActccttcctgttctctttatCATTTAAAATACCATTAACCTTGCAAGGTAAGCATTTTTGCATCAAgcacctctccttcctgcaacaGAACATTTGCCACTGAGATATTGCAAGACCATGATCCTAAAAAGCCTCAGATCCCTGCCAGTGTCATTCTTCAAAAAGGTGAATAAAAACCTCTGGAAAGGTCACAGCTAAACTTACCCACTCTAAAACACCTCAGAAGAGCAAAATCTCTTAAATTAAGAGCTTGGCTAGTAAGTGCAATCCGTGATCTTTTAACAAGCTTCGATTAAGCTCAATGCAAGGAAAAGGGTGGAAGGAGCACAGCTTGCAGCTCCCAGGAGGACAAGGACAGGTGCTCCTCTCCTGGTTACTCCTTGCCATGCACTGAATAATGTGACCTGGAGGTGCATCACTTGAAACTCATCCAGCACAGGCACCAGCCTTTCCTAAACACTGCTATGAAATCACTCCAGGGGACACAGCTCCTACTGCAGCTGTGCATGCAAAATTATACTGACTGACCACAGATGCACTGCTTACAAACAGCACTCATTAACATTTTTCCTCTTGTAAATAGTGGTTTCCACCCATTATTAGTCAATCCCAGCATCCTTAATCACTTCTCTTTGTACTGACTAGCTCctgtgtttgctttctcttctgctttctgacaTTAGTCATTCACTTTTCTGTGTCATGACAGATGTGGCTTTAAAGTATGTCAACACTTACCACTTACAAAGCCAGACATTGAAAGTGATTTGTTAATACAGTAACAAAACATTGCCACACAGAAGTAGTCTGCAGCACAGTGCTGATCATTTTCCTATACATCTACAAATCTATATACacaaatatgtatatatacgtgtgtgtgtgtgtgtgtgtgtgtatacattgACTTCAGCTTAGCATTATAGTAAGACTTAAGTTGCTAGCACAGGCCTGGTCTTAACTTTTATACCAGGCAGAAATATACTTTCACATTCTCTGTCTTCCCACATCATTGCAATGTCAAATAGTTTAGTAACATTGCATCCAGTGCAGCTTTTTTGCTCACCCTTCCACTTAACATGGTTGGTGGTGGGCAAGTGTTTTACTACAGCCAGCTGTGTGGTAGGAGCTGATCATCCCAGTGTGCTTGTGAAGCATGCCAAGTATTTGGCAGATCAGTCCACGTTCAGTTTGCTTTATGTGAAAATCAGCTGCCTTTGAGAGAATACAAAAGACAACATCTGCTCACAGCCTGTTTCCTACCTCATCTACAGAAGAATTCCCATGCATTTAATTGCCTCAATAAAATGCAACACAAATTTCTGCAGTGTGTGTGTCCAGTCTATGATATTTATGTACCCTTACCTTACATATTTACAGGGCAAGAACCACAATTTAATCCACTTGCAGTGCTTGTAATCACAGTGGTTTCAGTGGAACTGTGCTGGGTCAGAATAATGtaactgctctgctttgtgcttaGACCAGGGCATTGCACAACTGGGGTGGAATTACCTGCAGCTGGCTTGATCCACTCCCCCTTGGCTTCatgttttttccccaccatgTAACCTATCTTACCATGCATGTATTGTACCCTCTTTTTACCTATCCCCTCAGCTTCTaatccttttgcctttttataATAGGCAAGAAACCTCTTTCCATTGTCCTTTTTTTGCCCATGAGTTACAATTCCATGttgaagaaggctctggggagaccttacagcagccttccagtacacgaaggagcctacaagaaagctggagagggactgtttacaaggccTTGTAGCGATAGGATAAGAATGAATgtatttaagcttgaggagggcagatttagactaggtattagcaagaaattcttgacagtgagggtgatgaagcattggaacaggttgcccaggaaggttggggatgccccctccctggaggtgttcaaggccaggttggatgacgTCCTGAGGAAACCTAGGCTAGTGtaaagtgtccctgccaatggcaagGGGGTAGGAACAgcaagatctttaaggtcccttctaacccaaaccattctaagaatCTATGAAACTGATCAAAGCTTTGTTTCTCCAGTgtctctccccagccccctgctaCTCCAGAGCTCTTCCTCAGCCATGGCTTTAACATCTGCACGTACCACAGCAAAGAGGGGGCAATGCTGAGACCCAGCAAGCCACTCGGTCTGGCAGTGGCTCACCCCTGGTCCTGGCAGCCGGACAGCAAAGCCACAGCCTGGGCAGTAGCTCGGGGGTagtccaggctgagcagcaccaCAACTAACCTGGAGAGCTTGGAAGAGCAGCGGTACCGAAACTGAGCAGAAACAAACATACACACGGGGAAACGATTCAAGCAAATAACTAGCGAGGGAAGAAAGATCTAGCTCCCTTCCAGAGCAAAGGGTTTAAATATCACAACGTTGCCGTACATCGAAATACATCCGAACTCTCCGCAGACGCTCATTTATTAGCAGCGATCATGCTACACGCTCTGCGATGGTTTGAAACACCCCAAAGAcgcccagcccagctggcactCCCCACACGGCAGCCTTCCTGTCTACAACCACCTCACGGTAGGCAGCCCCGAACCCGGCACCGGAGAACCgcggagaaggaggaggagccGCCAGCGCCATCCCCATCCCCGCCCGCGGCGAGCAAGGACCCTCCGCGTCACGCCCACAAGATGGCGGCCGCGGCGCCCTTCCTGCTTTGCCTGGCGCGGCGGCGGGCACTGGCTCCTCTCTGCCCCGCAGGACGCGGCCGTGGAGCATCCCCGCCGTGAGCACTGCCCCGACCTGCCGCAGCGTTCCCCggggagggcagagctgagctgagcggGGGTGTCTCACAGGCACCGGGTGTTCAGTCGCTGAGCGTGGGACGTAGCATCGCTGAGGGGCCGGGATGGAGCTGGGGCGCCTGGAGTACCTGCAGGCGCTCGTCACCGAGTTCCAGGTGACGGACAGCCCAGGTAACCCCCGGGCACCGCTGCTCGATGCTCTTCGACTGTGTTTCCTCACGCACTTGATGCTTCTCTGGAGGGTCGTCAAGCCCTgaaaaaggctgcccagggctgtcccTATCCgtggagagatttaaaagccAGCTAGATGCGGTGCGGAGAGCTTAGCGGTGGGCATGGCAGttctgggttaatggttggactcgatgatcttaaaggtcatttccagccgaaacagttctgtgattttctgttgcaGAGGCCAAGGAGCAGGTCCTGGCAAACCTGGCCAACTTTGCCTACGATCCCAAAAACTACGAATACCTCCGGCAGCTGCAGGTCCTGGATCTGTTCCTGGATATGCTCACGGAAGACAACGAGACCCTCGTGGAGTTTGCAATCGGTATGGACTGCACCTGAGCACCCTCATGGGGGGCTGATGGGGTAAGGGATGCTGGGGCTGAGGCTTTGTTTTGATGGCTACTCTCCCTATCCCGAGAGGGTTGTGCTGCACCCAGTGCTGGCAGAGTCTTGTTTGATCAAATGAGTGGCATGGAGAGAGAATTAGGAGGTAGGCATCTCCCCTCCATCCTAatagacactggaacaggttgcccagggaggtgctataagtcccatccctggagggttttaaggccaagctggatatggctctgagcaacctgatttaatgtgaggtgtccctgcctatagcaggggggttggaactggatgatccttcaggttccttccaaccctgacaattctatgactctataataGAACTGCTGTGCATCAAGAAGATGCTTTCTGGAAAGGATCTATTTTATTCCCTCAGACTGTGAGTAAAGACTAGCTGAATTGtgaagatgagaggaaattacctgaaattgtgccagaggagattagggaaaatttctttcctgcagaagtggtcaggcattggaacaggctcccccgggaggtggtggagtcaccatccctggaggtgtttaaaaaatgtgtggacatggcactttgggacacagtttaatggccatggtggtgttaggtcaatgggtggacttgatgatcttagaggtcttttccaaccaaaacaaatctatgATACTATGACTGACTTCTGAATGAAATCTCTCCTCTAGAGCAGCAACCATTCATACATAAACTTTACCAAGTACAGGTCCAGTGTTACCATTCTGCTGTTGACAACCAATCTTCTAGAACGCTCACTTGTCTCTGAGGAACTGTCTTAGGGTGACTGATTGTGGCCTGAACATAAGCTAAGGGTCCAGATCGTAATTGTGAGTGATTCTAACGCTAGATGATACTAAATATATTTGATTTTTAAGGTTTGGGGCTGCATCTTAGAAGTTTCAAGTTCAAACATTTAGTGCCTCTTGGCTGGCCCTGTTAGCTCCATTCTCTAAAACCCCTGCAGTAAACTGCTGACCTGTAACCTGTTAGGGTTAAGTCATGCTGGAATTCTTCATTCTGTGGCAGAGGTTACATCCAGCACTAACAGTGCCCTCCAATGACATATGGGAAGAGGAATgttctggtggaaaaaaaatctctgggaagaacagagaaaacattGCCCAGGAAGAGGTTAAGAATGCAAACATCCCAAAAAATCTGGATGCTTGTTTCTGCCCTAGAAGAAAAGGGCTCAGCAGTGAATTTGACTCTTCAGTATGAAAACGATCAGGGTGCGGAGCGAAGACGTTCCAGAGGTTTTCTTTTGCCGTTTTCAGGTGGCCTTTGTAACCTGTGCCTGGACAAAACTAACAAAGACTACATCTTGGAGGCCAACGGGGTGGAGCCCATCATCAACTGCCTGTCCAGCTCCAACGAGGAGACAGTGATGTCCGCAGTCACCACGCTGATGTACCTGACGACGCCGCAGTCGCGCCAGCAGACCACGGCTCTGCCCGTGGTGGAGTGCATGCTCCGCTTCTCCCTCTCAGCCAGCAGAAGGCTAAGCAACCTGGCAACCCTCTTCCTGGAGGATTACTGCACACCCCTGCAGGTGGAAGAGGCCAGGAATCTAAGCAAACACACAGCGGTGGGGATTCCCCTCCCCAAGGACTGAAGCTGTCACGACAGCACAGAGCTGCGGAGAGGGAGACCTCTCTGTTTTCCCAggcctctgctttctgctcagcaagGCAAAAGTGTGTCAAGAACAACAGTAAATAGGGAAATCGGTCATACCAGCCCTGGGTTTTTGTTAATAGAGGACAGTAGAGCACCATCATGTCGGTCAGGCCAAGCACACAGTTAAAACTGGGagcaaacatttaaaataaatcaggTTGTGGCTGGTGGAGAGCAGGTTGTCAAGTGCAGCCCCCAGTTTGCACAAATAGCCCTTTCCAGCAGTTAGGGGGTTTTCTGCTTGGGTTACTCAGCAGCTTATATCCCTCCCATAATTCCtggctggctttgctgcagctcTCGAGCATCAACTCAAATGACTTTGAAAGGTCAGATGAACTTCATTCCTcctacagaagaaaagaaggagttTCCCTGCCCTGGGAACCTGCAATCTTACTGCATCCCTTTGGTACTAAATATGCCATCCTATCATCATGGCATAGGCACCCAGCTATTAAATTAATACAAAGGGCTGGCTGTAGCTATCCTATCAAGCAGGAAGTTGTTTCCCTTTCATTACCTCTGGTGAGAAAggtgaagattaaaaaaataagggcTCACAGCAGTCTGGCTCCTGAGAACTGCTGTCTTATAAAAATTTCCCTTAATAAAACATGAACTTCAGTGCTGTGTAAAGAGTTTTGTACAAGCTCATACATATTTCTCtacagcacttgcagcccagcctTGGTTCACATGGGACAGAAACTGAAGCCTGCTTGGTCTCCTTTCACTATCAGCCAGTGAAAGGCAACCCAAAAGCCAGGGTGGCTAAATACTTAAATTTTCAGGAGTTTGAGCACAGTGCTCCCTGACATACACCCACACTCTGTCTGCTCAAGTTTCACAGCTTTGCTTCTTActctttatttcccccctccaCTCTGAGTCAGCCCAAACCAAGCAGGAGTGAGGTTAAAAGCAGATGggctcaagagaaaaaaaaacaaacaaacaacaaacagccCACTGCTTGTATTTTATAGTTTGTACTACCAACAGCAAACATCCAAAACTCTACAGAGATGAACTAAATGAATgcaagctggggaggaggcatctCTGCAGTGTGGGCAGCTCAATTCTTACTGTAACTgaccagctctggtgcccctgCCTGGCTGACCACTTGCTGCTCCTGAGGTGGGTGTCCCTGCAGGTGGATGAGCTGGTGGTTCCCCAGCAGTG
The Indicator indicator isolate 239-I01 chromosome 29, UM_Iind_1.1, whole genome shotgun sequence genome window above contains:
- the ARMC7 gene encoding armadillo repeat-containing protein 7: MELGRLEYLQALVTEFQVTDSPEAKEQVLANLANFAYDPKNYEYLRQLQVLDLFLDMLTEDNETLVEFAIGGLCNLCLDKTNKDYILEANGVEPIINCLSSSNEETVMSAVTTLMYLTTPQSRQQTTALPVVECMLRFSLSASRRLSNLATLFLEDYCTPLQVEEARNLSKHTAVGIPLPKD